A window of Hymenobacter aerilatus contains these coding sequences:
- the rplO gene encoding 50S ribosomal protein L15 — MNLSNLKPAIGATRNEKRVGRGTGSGRGGTSTRGHKGAKSRSGYSKKSGFEGGQMPLQRRVPKFGFKNINRVEYKSINLDVLASLTEKDSTISTLDAAYFVNAGLVSKNAKVKILGRGEITKAVEVHAHAFSKSAVEAIEKAGGKAVTL; from the coding sequence ATGAATCTCAGCAATCTAAAGCCCGCTATTGGTGCTACCCGCAATGAAAAGCGTGTAGGTCGTGGTACGGGTTCCGGCCGCGGCGGCACGTCGACGCGTGGTCATAAAGGTGCCAAGTCCCGTTCGGGTTATTCCAAGAAGTCGGGTTTTGAAGGTGGCCAAATGCCCCTGCAGCGCCGAGTGCCTAAGTTTGGTTTCAAAAATATCAACCGTGTGGAATATAAGAGCATCAATTTGGATGTTCTAGCTTCACTCACTGAAAAAGACAGCACTATTTCTACTTTAGACGCTGCTTACTTCGTGAATGCTGGTTTGGTATCTAAAAACGCTAAGGTAAAGATTCTAGGCCGCGGTGAAATTACCAAAGCAGTAGAAGTTCATGCTCATGCCTTCTCAAAATCGGCTGTTGAGGCCATTGAAAAGGCTGGAGGCAAAGCTGTGACGCTGTAA